In Populus alba chromosome 9, ASM523922v2, whole genome shotgun sequence, a genomic segment contains:
- the LOC118058973 gene encoding kinesin-like protein KIN-7E, with protein MGSIGKEELLKMERMQMASAREEKILVLVRLRPLNDKEIEANEVADWECINDTTILYRNTLREGSTFPSAYTFDRVFRGDNTTREVYEEAAKEAALSVVSGINSSIFAYGQTSSGKTYTMMGITEYTVADIFDYIHRHEERAFVLKFSAIEIYNEAIRDLLSMDSTPLRLLDDPEKGTVVEKATEETLKDWDHLKELLSVCEAQRRIGETSLNEKSSRSHQILRLTIESSACEFLGKENSTTLSATVNFVDLAGSERASQAISTGARLKEGCHINRSLLTLGTVIRKLSNRRQGHINYRDSKLTRLLQPALGGNARTAIICTLSPARSHVEQTRNTLLFACCAKEVTTKAQVNVVMSDKALVKHLQKEVARLESELRSPDLASSTCDYTSVLRQKDLQIQKMEKEIRELTKQRNLAQSRVEDLLRVIGNDQNSRKENGISHCHNTQAGATWEDECSVSKSSGMGDPHYLNGGAGKFGPACYGGDSGSNDEEPYCLLDNTDRHGLSDGTSPPMSIGKKIVRYNSSQSLEDAAEDADDYCKEVQCIEMEETRNRSNFRHHSVSNGENEGTLALTAFRDGATAGAGISTPVNRDREGSHVQNGYNELEQRLHHVQRTIDALVSPCPDESSPQSAADMSTSRSLNLTRSRSCGENFMNGPSPGFEKAEQIDSTPPNGSGKKFTGRPAGPRRKIPPLDYGATATILSRNDSQSSLGSACTDDFRARSIGTCADEDIPSIHTFVAGLKEMAQEEYEKQLVDGQLGLIEQQVQETEATTMGDKYEKSSRDIGLNPMHESLKSSPNWPLEFERQQRAMLELWQTCNVSLVHRTYFFLLFRGDPTDSIYMEVEHRRLSFLKETFSQGNQGVGGGRALTLASSIKALHRERGMLSKLMNKRFSEEERNRLYKKWGIALNSKRRRMQLANRIWSNTKDINHVTESAAVVAKLVRFVEQGQALKEMFGLSFTPPTSSTKRRSLGWTYSK; from the exons ATGGGATCAATTGGCAAGGAAGAACTGCTGAAGATGGAGAGGATGCAAATGGCGAGTGCCCGCGAGGAGAAGATTCTTGTTTTGGTGAGGCTAAGGCCTTTGAACGACAAGGAGATTGAGGCAAATGAAGTAGCAGATTGGGAATGTATCAATGACACCACCATCTTGTACCGGAATACCCTCCGTGAAGGCTCCACGTTTCCATCAGCTTATACTTTTG ACAGAGTATTTCGAGGTGACAATACTACAAGGGAAGTGTACGAGGAAGCAGCCAAGGAAGCTGCCCTTTCAGTTGTCAGCGGTATTAACT CAAGTATCTTTGCTTATGGGCAAACGAGCAGTGGAAAAACATACACCATGATGGGAATAACTGAGTATACAGTGGCAGATATATTTGACTATATACATAGG CATGAAGAAAGAGCATTTGTTTTGAAGTTCTCAGCAATTGAGATATACAATGAAGCTATCCGAGATCTGCTTAGCATGGACAGCACTCCACTTAGGCTGCTGGATGATCCAGAG AAAGGGACTGTAGTTGAGAAAGCCACCGAGGAAACACTAAAGGACTGGGACCATCTAAAGGAGCTTCTTTCTGTTTGTGAAG CTCAAAGACGGATAGGGGAGACCTCCTTGAATGAGAAAAGCTCCAGATCCCATCAAATTCTTAGACTA ACAATTGAAAGTTCTGCTTGTGAATTCTTGGGCAAGGAAAATTCGACCACTCTTTCTGCCACTGTG aattttgttgatttggCAGGAAGTGAGCGCGCATCTCAGGCAATATCCACTGGAGCAAGATTAAAAGAAGGTTGCCACATTAACCGAAGTTTACTGACTCTGGGAACCGTTATTCGCAAGCTAAG TAATAGGAGGCAGGGACACATCAATTACAGAGATTCTAAGCTGACACGGTTACTGCAGCCTGCATTGGGTGGCAATGCTAGAACTGCCATCATCTGCACATTGAGCCCTGCACGGAGCCATGTTGAGCAAACTAGAAATActcttttgtttgcttgttgtGCAAAAGAAGTTACTACAAAAGCACAGGTCAATGTAGTCATGTCTGATAAGGCATTGGTTAAGCATTTGCAAAAGGAGGTGGCTAGGTTGGAGAGTGAGTTGAGAAGTCCTGACCTTGCTTCCTCAACTTGTGATTACACATCTGTACTGAGACAGAAAGATCTTCAAATTCAAAAg ATGGAGAAGGAGATTAGAGAGTTGACTAAGCAAAGGAATCTTGCTCAATCTCGAGTAGAGGATTTGCTGCGAGTGATTGGAAATGATCAAAATTCAAGAAAGGAG AATGGTATCAGTCATTGTCATAATACACAAGCAGGGGCTACTTGGGAAGATGAATGTTCCGTATCCAAATCATCAGGCATGGGTGATCCTCATTATCTGAATGGAGGTGCTGGAAAGTTTGGTCCTGCTTGTTATGGTGGAGACAGTGGGAGCAATGATGAGGAACCCTACTGTCTTCTTGACAACACCGACAGACATGGTTTATCTGATGGTACTTCTCCTCCAATGTCAATAGGAAAGAAGATTGTTAGATACAATTCATCTCAGAGTCTAGAGGATGCTGCAGAAGATGCTGATGACTACTGTAAGGAAGTTCAGTGTATTGAAATGGAAGAGACAAGGAACAGGAGCAATTTCAGACACCATTCGGTATCAAATGGTGAGAATGAAGGAACTTTGGCTTTGACAGCATTCAGGGACGGAGCCACAGCAGGTGCTGGAATATCCACTCCAGTTAATAGAGATAGAGAAGGGAGTCACGTGCAAAATGGTTATAATGAGTTGGAGCAGAGATTGCATCATGTGCAAAGGACCATTGATGCTCTGGTCAGTCCCTGCCCTGATGAATCATCTCCACAGTCAGCAGCTGATATGTCTACTTCTAGAAGCCTGAACTTAACAAGGAGCAGGAGTTGTGGAGAGAATTTCATGAATGGCCCTTCTCCTGGATTTGAGAAAGCAGAACAAATTGATAGCACACCACCTAATGGATCTGGGAAAAAGTTTACCGGAAGACCAGCAGGACCCCGAAGGAAAATTCCTCCACTTGATTATGGTGCCACTGCTACAATATTGTCAAGAAATGACTCTCAGTCATCTCTTGGAAGTGCTTGCACAGATGACTTCAGAGCACGGAGCATCGGAACTTGTGCAGATGAGGATATTCCTAGCATACACACTTTTGTTGCAGGACTGAAGGAGATGGCCCAGGAGGAGTATGAGAAGCAACTTGTTGATGGTCAG CTTGGTTTGATTGAACAACAGGTTCAGGAGACAGAGGCAACGACAATGGGTGATAAATATGAAAAGAGTTCAAGAGACATAGGATTGAATCCTATGCATGAATCTTTGAAAAGTTCTCCCAATTGGCCTCTTGAATTTGAGAGACAGCAGAGAGCAATGCTGGAACTCTGGCAAACTTGCAATGTGTCATTGGTCCACAGAACTTACTTTTTCTTGCTCTTTCGAGGCGATCCAACAGATTCCATATACATGGAAGTGGAGCATAGGAGACTTTCCTTCCTCAAGGAAACATTTTCTCAGGGAAATCAGGGCGTGGGAGGTGGTCGGGCTCTCACACTAGCTTCAAG CATCAAGGCTCTTCATCGTGAGAGAGGGATGCTAAGCAAGCTGATGAACAAGAGGTTTtcagaagaagagagaaacagaCTTTACAAGAAGTGGGGCATTGCGTTGAACTCAAAACGTAGAAGGATGCAGTTGGCAAACCGCATATGGAGCAACACAAAGGACATTAACCATGTCACGGAAAGTGCTGCCGTTGTCGCAAAGCTGGTCAGATTTGTGGAACAGGGACAAGCTCTCAAGGAGATGTTCGGGCTTAGTTTTACACCCCCGACCTCAAGCACAAAGCGAAGGTCCTTGGGATGGACGTACAGCAAGTGA
- the LOC118058974 gene encoding NADH dehydrogenase [ubiquinone] 1 beta subcomplex subunit 9 yields the protein MSVAAAGYLARRAAQKERVRILYRRALKDTLNWAVHRHLFYEDADLLRARFENNKHVEDPDTIDRMIADGEAQYNKWRHPDPYIVPWAPGGSKFTRNPTPPEGIEIVYNYGREDND from the exons atgagcGTAGCAGCAGCGGGCTACCTGGCTCGAAGAGCAGCACAGAAGGAGAGAGTGAGGATCCTCTACCGCCGTGCTCTCAAAGACACTCTTAACTGGGCCGTCCATCGCCACCTCTTTTACGAAGAT GCCGATCTTCTCCGCGCGAGGTTCGAGAATAACAAACACGTG GAAGATCCGGATACAATCGATAGAATGATAGCAGATGGCGAGGCGCAATATAATAAGTGGCGCCATCCTGATCCTTATATTg TTCCTTGGGCTCCTGGCGGCAGCAAGTTCACTCGGAACCCAACTCCACCTGAAGGG ATTGAGATAGTATATAACTATGGCCGAGAAGATAATGACTAA
- the LOC118058976 gene encoding small ribosomal subunit protein bTHXm — protein MATVMQWCGAVARRAMVGQRSAVFSTSSVSSGAEMAPILCGRGDKKTKRGKRFKGTYGNARPKKEKKIERIKDKVEVPRSTPWPLPFKLI, from the coding sequence ATGGCGACGGTGATGCAGTGGTGCGGCGCAGTAGCGAGGAGGGCGATGGTGGGTCAGAGATCAGCGGTATTTTCAACATCATCAGTATCAAGTGGTGCAGAGATGGCGCCGATCCTTTGTGGAAGAGGggacaagaaaacaaagagagggAAAAGATTTAAAGGAACTTATGGAAACGCGAGGccaaagaaggagaagaagattgaaagaattaaagatAAAGTTGAGGTGCCCAGGTCCACTCCATGGCCTCTCCCTTTCAAGCTcatttaa
- the LOC118058977 gene encoding LOW QUALITY PROTEIN: epimerase family protein SDR39U1 homolog, chloroplastic (The sequence of the model RefSeq protein was modified relative to this genomic sequence to represent the inferred CDS: deleted 2 bases in 1 codon), whose product MEQLYLYFFTPNSSSLFSVCYLLLQIHCTKRLRVCCASDQTQKMTVSVTGSYWIIGKRFCKRLHADKHSVRVLTRSRSKAQLIFPVKEFPGILIAEEQDWKDCIQGSNAVVNLAGLPISTRWSPEIKKEIKQSRIKVTSKVVDLINGSPEGVRPTVLVSATAVGYYGSSETRVFDERSPSGNDYLAEVCREWEATALKVNKDVRLALIRIGVVLGKDGGALAKMIPLFMMFAGGPLGSGQQWFSWIHLDDIVNLIYEALTNPSYKGVINGTAPNPVRLAEMCEQLGNVMGRPSWLPVPDFALKAVLGEGASVVLDGQRVLPTKAKELGFQFKYPQVKDALKTILS is encoded by the exons ATGGAGCAACTCTATCTCTACTTCTTCACTCCAAATTCCTCAAGTCTTTTCA GTGTATGCTATCTTTTGTTGCAGATTCATTGTACTAAGAGATTGAGGGTGTGTTGTGCCTCTGACCAAACCCAGAAG ATGACTGTATCAGTAACTGGAAGCTACTGGATTATTGGTAAAAGATTT TGCAAAAGACTGCATGCAG ATAAACATTCTGTTCGTGTATTGACGCGTTCAAGATCGAAAGCTCAGTTAATATTTCCGG TCAAGGAATTTCCTGGGATTCTGATTGCGGAGGAGCAGGACTGGAAAGACTGCATTCAAGGTTCAAATGCTGTTGTAAATTTGGCTGGACTGCCCATTAGTACAAGATGGTCACCTGAG ATCAAGAAAGAGATCAAGCAAAGCAGGATCAAAGTGACCTCAAAG GTTGTAGATTTAATAAATGGTTCACCAGAAGGAGTTCGGCCTACTGTCCTGGTTAGCGCAACGGCTGTTGGTTACTATG GCAGCAGTGAAACACGAGTTTTTGACGAGCGCAGTCCATCGGGAAATGACTACTTGGCTGAG GTATGTAGAGAATGGGAAGCAACAGCCCTCAAAGTAAATAAAGATGTGAGATTAGCTCTTATCCGCATTGGTGTTGTCCTTGGCAAAGATGGTGGTGCTTTAG CTAAAATGATCCCTCTCTTCATGATGTTTGCTGGTGGACCTTTGGGCTCTGGACAGCAATG GTTTTCCTGGATTCACTTGGATGATATTGTGAACCTAATTTACGAAGCTTTAACAAATCCATCTTATAAAG GAGTCATTAATGGAACTGCTCCAAATCCTGTTCGATTGGCTGAGATGTGTGAACAATTGGGAAATGTTATGGGCCGGCCGTCGTGGCTTCCTGTACCTGACTTTGCCCTCAAAGCAGTCCTTGGAGAAGGTGCTTCAGTG GTATTGGATGGTCAAAGGGTGCTTCCTACTAAAGCCAAGGAGTTAGGTTTCCAGTTTAAATATCCCCAAGTGAAAGATGCTCTTAAAACCATTCTTTCATGA